A region of Streptomyces sp. NBC_01267 DNA encodes the following proteins:
- a CDS encoding TMEM165/GDT1 family protein yields the protein MISFTILAITFGVVFLAELPDKTALAGLMLGTRYRASYVFVGVAAAFAVHVALAIAAGSVLTLIPHRLLQAIVGALFLAGAAMLLFKKDDEEEEVKAPADQSFWKVAGAGFMLILVAEFGDLTQIMTANLAARYDSPVSVGIGAVLALWAVGGLGILGGRKLMKHVPLKLITKIAAGLMLVLAGFSLYEAIAG from the coding sequence GTGATCAGCTTCACGATCCTGGCGATCACCTTCGGCGTGGTCTTTCTCGCCGAACTCCCCGACAAGACCGCTCTCGCCGGTCTGATGCTCGGCACCCGCTACCGCGCCTCGTACGTCTTCGTCGGCGTCGCGGCGGCCTTCGCCGTCCATGTGGCCCTCGCCATCGCCGCGGGCAGCGTCCTGACGCTGATCCCGCACCGGCTGCTCCAGGCGATCGTCGGCGCGCTGTTCCTGGCGGGCGCGGCGATGCTGCTCTTCAAGAAGGACGACGAGGAGGAAGAGGTCAAGGCCCCCGCCGACCAGTCCTTCTGGAAGGTGGCCGGGGCCGGCTTCATGCTGATTCTCGTCGCCGAGTTCGGTGACCTGACGCAGATCATGACGGCCAACCTGGCCGCCCGTTACGACAGCCCGGTCTCGGTCGGCATCGGTGCCGTGCTCGCCCTGTGGGCGGTCGGCGGCCTGGGGATCCTCGGTGGCCGCAAGCTGATGAAGCACGTGCCGCTGAAGCTGATCACGAAGATCGCGGCCGGTCTGATGCTGGTGCTCGCGGGATTCAGCCTGTACGAGGCGATCGCGGGCTGA
- a CDS encoding HNH endonuclease family protein, which yields MSGVYARRIAVLAATAGLTLAGLVTAPAAQAALPTPVSAATARTYLSSLTVAAEGSSDGYSRAKFPHWIIQSGTCDTREVVLKRDGTDVVQSSSCAATSGNWHSEYDGANWTASSDVDIDHMVPLAEAWRSGASAWTTAQRQAFANDLTRPQLIAVTDNVNQSKGDKDPAKWLPPLASYKCTYVRAWVEVKHYYKLTVDSAEKTALQGVLNGC from the coding sequence ATGTCAGGTGTCTACGCGCGTCGAATAGCTGTTCTCGCCGCGACCGCAGGTCTCACGCTCGCCGGTCTCGTCACCGCCCCCGCCGCCCAGGCGGCCCTGCCCACTCCGGTGTCCGCGGCCACCGCCCGCACCTATCTCAGCTCCCTCACCGTCGCGGCCGAGGGCTCGTCCGACGGCTACAGCCGCGCCAAATTCCCGCACTGGATCATCCAGTCCGGCACCTGCGACACCCGCGAAGTGGTACTCAAGCGCGACGGCACCGATGTGGTGCAGAGCTCCAGTTGCGCGGCCACCAGCGGCAATTGGCACTCCGAGTACGACGGCGCCAACTGGACGGCGTCGTCCGACGTGGACATCGACCACATGGTCCCGCTCGCCGAAGCCTGGCGCTCGGGCGCCAGCGCCTGGACCACCGCGCAGCGGCAGGCGTTCGCCAACGACCTGACCCGCCCGCAGCTCATCGCCGTGACCGACAACGTCAACCAGTCCAAGGGCGACAAGGACCCGGCCAAGTGGCTCCCGCCGCTGGCCAGTTACAAGTGCACCTACGTCCGGGCCTGGGTGGAGGTGAAGCACTACTACAAGCTCACCGTCGACTCGGCCGAGAAGACCGCGCTCCAGGGCGTCCTGAACGGCTGCTGA
- a CDS encoding superoxide dismutase family protein produces MVAGVLAGAAALAMLTGGGAGNVPAGTYWQRVHAQFAPPSAFIASPAVTYDMERVPAAAGIVVEQSRDASGTRVTARLTGLNPRRVYGMDVHTGTCGSTPGSAGPRYRDAGSPAGPAGRMPLDFTTDAKGGATVTAWRGWNFRPGGAGSVVIHPTRHGEGDRAACFAVPFGPVAGPSVR; encoded by the coding sequence ATGGTGGCAGGCGTACTGGCCGGAGCGGCGGCGCTGGCGATGCTGACGGGCGGGGGCGCCGGGAACGTGCCCGCGGGGACGTACTGGCAGCGGGTCCACGCGCAGTTCGCGCCGCCCTCGGCGTTCATCGCTTCGCCGGCGGTGACGTACGACATGGAGCGGGTGCCCGCCGCGGCCGGGATCGTGGTCGAACAGTCCAGGGATGCCTCGGGGACACGGGTCACGGCGCGGCTGACGGGGCTGAACCCCCGGCGTGTGTACGGCATGGACGTCCACACCGGGACCTGCGGCAGCACGCCCGGCTCCGCGGGGCCCCGGTACCGGGACGCCGGGAGCCCGGCGGGTCCGGCCGGCCGGATGCCGCTGGACTTCACCACCGACGCGAAGGGCGGTGCGACCGTGACCGCGTGGCGCGGCTGGAACTTCCGTCCCGGCGGGGCCGGTTCGGTCGTGATCCACCCGACGCGGCACGGCGAGGGGGACCGTGCGGCCTGCTTCGCGGTGCCGTTCGGGCCGGTGGCCGGACCGTCCGTGAGGTGA
- a CDS encoding DedA family protein, protein MFESVRSLTDSPWIYAVVALSVVLDVFVPILPSGVLVITAATGAAAGSTTVAGQVPHNVPDLLILTACAAAASVLGDLVAYRLAWRGGERLDRAIARSRRLTAAQDRLGTALARGGGLLVVIARFAPAGRSVVSLGAGAAHRRAKEFLPWSALAGVAWAGYSVGLGYFGGQWLGASWLGTAVSLLALFGAGSVAALLIRRPATPVTAS, encoded by the coding sequence GTGTTCGAGAGTGTGCGGTCACTGACCGACAGTCCATGGATCTATGCCGTGGTCGCGCTCTCCGTCGTCCTCGATGTCTTCGTGCCGATACTGCCCAGCGGAGTCCTGGTGATCACCGCGGCCACCGGCGCGGCGGCGGGCTCCACCACCGTGGCCGGGCAGGTCCCGCACAACGTCCCGGACCTGCTGATCCTCACGGCCTGCGCGGCAGCCGCCTCGGTTCTGGGTGATCTGGTCGCATACCGGCTGGCCTGGCGCGGTGGTGAGCGCCTGGACCGGGCCATCGCCCGTTCCCGCCGGCTGACCGCCGCGCAGGACCGTCTCGGCACGGCGCTCGCCCGGGGCGGCGGGCTGCTCGTCGTCATAGCGCGTTTCGCGCCCGCGGGCCGCTCGGTCGTCTCGCTCGGCGCGGGCGCCGCGCACCGCAGGGCGAAGGAGTTCCTGCCCTGGTCGGCCCTGGCGGGCGTGGCCTGGGCGGGTTACAGCGTGGGGCTCGGATACTTCGGCGGTCAGTGGCTCGGCGCGAGCTGGCTGGGCACGGCGGTGTCACTGCTCGCGCTGTTCGGCGCGGGCTCGGTGGCGGCGCTGCTCATACGGCGCCCCGCGACGCCCGTCACCGCTTCCTAG
- a CDS encoding DUF2277 domain-containing protein yields MCRSIKTLRPPVLPEAATEEEIRAAALQYVRKVSGFRAPAAHNREVFDRAVDEIAGATQRLLADLEVRGAAKP; encoded by the coding sequence ATGTGCCGCAGTATCAAGACCCTCCGCCCGCCCGTTCTCCCCGAAGCAGCCACCGAGGAGGAGATCAGGGCAGCCGCGCTCCAGTACGTACGGAAGGTCTCGGGGTTCCGGGCGCCCGCCGCACACAACCGTGAGGTGTTCGACCGGGCCGTGGACGAGATCGCCGGGGCGACGCAGCGGCTGCTCGCGGATCTGGAGGTACGCGGGGCCGCGAAGCCGTGA
- a CDS encoding DUF1254 domain-containing protein, with product MTELSDLAAEAYVYGYPLVFDLSMVSTALHKGFGSLPSAAFNEFAHSSRLATPEAHFVSVNNDTVYSVAQLDLSGGPVLLHVPDTLGAYYVLQFIDAWSNNFAYVGRRATGTGEGKWLIVPPGWAGEVPDEVTGVIDAPTSVVTIAGRQACDGPADLPRVHGLQQRLHLKVLEAVMHRTGLPAIDHEVPPTLQFFEKLRVWMAAFPPSADDRAYQDRFQLLGVLEEGPSPYVRPDPALVRGLAEGLKQGTEFVERASRPAEDGSRTPGAWEMNPHLFDYNLDWFGVGTIDSPEWRIADRGASYLTRAVAARTGLWGNHGYEAVYAHTYEDAEGQWLNGSKSYTLRFDQLPPVRSFWSVTMYDTPHFYLVDNPAERYSIGDRTPGLVYGDDGSLTVYIQRDRPTDPVEAANWLPAPTGDFRPMLRLYTPEQSVLDGSYEIPRIEVRRPAGG from the coding sequence GTGACTGAGCTCTCCGACCTCGCCGCCGAGGCGTACGTCTACGGGTACCCGCTGGTCTTCGACCTGTCGATGGTCTCGACCGCCCTGCACAAGGGGTTCGGTTCGCTGCCGTCCGCGGCCTTCAACGAGTTCGCGCACTCCTCCCGGCTCGCCACCCCGGAAGCGCACTTCGTGTCGGTGAACAACGACACGGTGTACTCGGTCGCACAACTCGACCTCTCCGGCGGCCCGGTGCTGCTGCACGTACCGGACACGCTCGGTGCGTACTACGTCCTCCAGTTCATCGACGCGTGGAGCAACAACTTCGCCTACGTCGGCCGCCGCGCGACCGGAACCGGTGAGGGCAAGTGGCTGATCGTGCCGCCCGGCTGGGCGGGCGAGGTGCCCGACGAGGTGACCGGGGTGATCGACGCGCCGACCAGCGTCGTCACCATCGCCGGGCGCCAGGCCTGCGACGGGCCCGCCGACCTGCCCCGCGTCCACGGGCTCCAGCAGCGGCTGCACCTCAAGGTCCTCGAAGCGGTGATGCACCGCACCGGTCTGCCCGCGATCGACCACGAGGTGCCGCCCACCCTGCAGTTCTTCGAGAAGCTCAGGGTCTGGATGGCGGCCTTCCCGCCGTCCGCCGACGACCGTGCGTACCAGGACCGTTTCCAGCTGCTGGGGGTGCTGGAGGAGGGACCGTCGCCGTACGTCCGGCCCGACCCGGCGCTGGTACGCGGGCTCGCCGAGGGACTGAAGCAGGGCACCGAGTTCGTCGAGCGGGCGAGCCGGCCCGCCGAGGACGGCAGCCGGACGCCGGGGGCGTGGGAGATGAACCCGCATCTCTTCGACTACAACCTCGACTGGTTCGGGGTGGGCACGATCGACTCCCCGGAGTGGCGGATCGCCGACCGCGGGGCGTCGTACCTGACCAGGGCGGTCGCGGCCCGGACCGGGCTGTGGGGCAACCACGGCTACGAAGCGGTCTACGCCCACACCTACGAGGACGCCGAAGGCCAGTGGCTCAACGGCTCCAAGAGCTACACGCTGCGCTTCGACCAGCTGCCGCCCGTGCGGTCCTTCTGGTCGGTGACCATGTACGACACCCCGCACTTCTACCTCGTCGACAACCCGGCCGAGCGGTACTCGATCGGGGACCGGACACCGGGACTCGTGTACGGCGACGACGGCTCACTGACGGTGTACATCCAGCGGGACCGCCCCACCGACCCGGTCGAGGCCGCCAACTGGCTGCCCGCGCCGACCGGGGACTTCCGGCCGATGCTCCGGCTGTACACCCCCGAGCAGTCCGTTCTGGACGGGAGTTACGAGATCCCGCGCATCGAGGTCCGGCGGCCCGCCGGAGGGTGA
- a CDS encoding NAD-binding protein, protein MVVCGDDGLAHRLAAELRGVYREQVTLVVPPAGAAGVPARTQLSPVGRASALFGRMSAVVARPPAGDRDAVADRLLEAPDLDDEVLLRAGVDQASALALVHQDDEANIRAALAARRLNPRLRLVIRLYNRKLGQYLEELLDQAAAVSAPELDQDAVDASTTVLSDADTAAPSLAATAVAGTSKIVRADGLLLRAVERMPTGPGEAADPGLCTLALLSATASDPAGADGSDSSGDAGPQLLPDEASVRAAAGRGTVVLEAVSNTGPALSPGRLAGRGAPLGQVFSRRLRWSLLGVLVSVLGLAVASSVTTGDSPLHAVYLTLLDLFAIGDPAIGEPTSRQVIQLLSGLTGLLLLPVLIAAVLEGLGTFRTAATLRRPPRGLSGHVVLLGLGKIGSRVLAGLRELDIPVVCVEADPEARGIALARRLRVPIVIGDVTTEGVLESAKIGRARALLALTSADITNLEAALYARTVQPGLQVAMRLFDDEFASAVYRTLRAAHPRAVTRSRSVSSLAAPAFAAAMMGRQILGAMPVERRVLLFAAVDVAGHPLLEGRTLEEVFRPGAWRILALDLTAPADRRADLSVPRSPDDGAHRAELVWNLPQSYVLRAEDRVVIAGTRQGLADLLGRRQPARDGGSTTGR, encoded by the coding sequence ATGGTCGTCTGCGGTGACGACGGCCTCGCCCACCGGCTCGCCGCCGAGCTGCGCGGTGTCTACCGGGAGCAGGTGACCCTGGTCGTCCCGCCGGCCGGGGCGGCGGGGGTTCCCGCACGTACCCAGCTCAGCCCGGTCGGCCGGGCCTCCGCGCTCTTCGGGCGGATGTCCGCCGTCGTGGCCAGGCCGCCCGCCGGGGACCGGGACGCGGTGGCCGACCGGCTCCTCGAAGCACCGGACCTGGACGACGAGGTGCTGCTCCGCGCGGGGGTGGACCAGGCGTCCGCCCTGGCGCTCGTCCACCAGGACGACGAGGCGAACATCCGGGCCGCGCTCGCCGCCCGCCGCCTCAACCCCCGGCTGCGGCTGGTGATCCGGCTCTACAACCGCAAACTCGGCCAGTACCTGGAGGAGTTGCTCGACCAGGCCGCGGCCGTCAGCGCGCCGGAACTGGACCAGGACGCCGTCGACGCGTCCACGACCGTTCTCTCGGACGCCGACACCGCGGCCCCTTCGCTCGCCGCGACCGCGGTGGCCGGGACCAGCAAGATCGTCCGGGCCGACGGGCTGCTGCTGCGCGCCGTCGAACGCATGCCGACCGGACCGGGCGAGGCCGCCGACCCAGGGCTGTGCACCCTGGCGCTGCTCTCCGCGACCGCCAGCGACCCGGCCGGCGCGGACGGTTCGGACAGCAGCGGCGACGCGGGACCCCAACTGCTGCCCGACGAGGCGTCCGTCCGGGCCGCGGCCGGCCGCGGCACCGTCGTACTCGAAGCCGTCTCCAACACCGGACCCGCCCTGTCACCGGGGCGGCTGGCGGGCCGGGGCGCACCGCTCGGCCAGGTGTTCTCGCGCCGGCTGCGCTGGTCCCTCCTCGGTGTCCTCGTCTCGGTGCTCGGCCTGGCCGTCGCCTCCTCGGTGACGACGGGCGACAGCCCCCTGCACGCCGTGTACCTGACGCTCCTCGACCTGTTCGCCATCGGCGACCCCGCGATCGGCGAACCGACGAGCCGCCAGGTGATCCAGCTGCTGTCCGGGCTGACCGGGCTGTTGCTGCTGCCGGTGCTGATCGCCGCCGTGCTGGAAGGGCTCGGTACGTTCCGCACCGCGGCCACCCTGCGTCGCCCGCCCCGCGGACTGTCCGGGCACGTCGTCCTGCTCGGCCTGGGCAAGATCGGCTCACGTGTCCTGGCGGGGCTGCGGGAGCTGGACATCCCGGTCGTGTGCGTGGAAGCGGACCCGGAGGCGCGCGGTATCGCCCTCGCCCGGCGGCTGCGGGTGCCGATCGTGATCGGGGACGTCACCACCGAGGGGGTGCTGGAGTCCGCCAAGATCGGGCGGGCCCGCGCCCTGCTGGCGCTCACCAGCGCGGACATCACCAACCTGGAGGCGGCGCTGTACGCCCGTACGGTGCAACCCGGCCTCCAGGTGGCGATGCGGCTGTTCGACGACGAATTCGCCTCCGCCGTCTACCGGACCCTGCGCGCCGCCCATCCGCGGGCCGTCACCCGCAGCCGCAGCGTCTCCTCGCTCGCGGCGCCCGCCTTCGCCGCGGCGATGATGGGCCGGCAGATCCTGGGCGCCATGCCGGTGGAGCGCCGGGTGCTGCTCTTCGCCGCCGTGGACGTCGCGGGCCATCCGCTGCTGGAGGGCCGCACCCTCGAAGAGGTCTTCCGCCCCGGCGCCTGGCGGATCCTCGCCCTGGACCTCACGGCCCCGGCCGACCGCCGCGCCGACCTGTCCGTACCGCGTTCCCCGGACGACGGGGCACACCGTGCCGAACTGGTCTGGAACCTGCCGCAGAGCTACGTCCTGCGCGCCGAGGACCGGGTGGTCATCGCGGGCACCCGCCAAGGGCTCGCGGACCTGCTGGGCAGGCGGCAGCCCGCGCGCGACGGGGGCTCCACGACGGGCCGCTGA
- a CDS encoding PP2C family protein-serine/threonine phosphatase has protein sequence MPEEKSPAYASLSVLPFAVMAVVAGVDMSAGSWVGFLPLISLGPAFAGLIGGWRRTAAIGLLALVLCYALAWHDGAFHARRGYTAMASVVGVTVAGVAAAVMRQRREAELASVRSIAEVAQRVLLRPVPHTAGHLRAAVSYTSAVAEAHIGGDLYEVVAAPGGVRVIVGDVQGKGLEAVETAAVVLGAFREAAHDEPDLAGVGARVERSVDRALQGEKFVTALIAEISPEGGAVFLNYGHPPPLLVRADGSAHFPEPAEYALPLGLGVHATEGPRPFQVAFGPGDQLLLYTDGVTEARDHDGTFYPLGDRHRFLKDADPESALENLRKDLVEHTAGPLQDDAAMLLLRYREAVGTQAG, from the coding sequence ATGCCAGAGGAGAAGAGCCCCGCATACGCCTCGCTGTCCGTCCTGCCGTTCGCCGTGATGGCAGTGGTCGCCGGGGTGGACATGTCGGCGGGGTCGTGGGTCGGTTTCCTGCCGCTCATCTCGCTCGGCCCGGCCTTCGCAGGGCTGATCGGCGGCTGGCGCCGCACCGCCGCCATCGGGCTGCTGGCGCTCGTGCTCTGCTACGCGCTCGCGTGGCACGACGGGGCGTTCCACGCCAGGCGCGGATACACCGCGATGGCATCGGTGGTCGGCGTGACGGTCGCGGGCGTCGCGGCGGCGGTCATGCGCCAGCGGCGCGAGGCGGAACTGGCCAGCGTGCGCTCCATCGCCGAGGTCGCCCAGCGGGTGCTGCTGCGCCCCGTACCGCACACCGCGGGCCATCTGCGCGCCGCCGTCTCGTACACATCGGCCGTCGCCGAGGCGCACATCGGCGGCGATCTGTACGAGGTGGTCGCCGCCCCCGGCGGGGTCCGGGTGATAGTCGGCGACGTGCAGGGCAAGGGCCTGGAGGCGGTGGAGACGGCGGCCGTGGTGCTGGGGGCCTTCCGGGAGGCCGCGCACGACGAGCCCGATCTGGCCGGGGTCGGGGCACGGGTGGAGCGCTCGGTGGACCGGGCGCTCCAGGGTGAGAAGTTCGTGACGGCGCTGATCGCCGAGATCAGCCCCGAGGGCGGCGCGGTGTTCCTCAACTACGGCCACCCGCCGCCCCTCCTCGTACGGGCGGACGGCTCGGCGCACTTCCCGGAGCCCGCGGAGTACGCGCTGCCCCTCGGCCTGGGCGTCCACGCCACCGAGGGGCCACGGCCCTTCCAGGTGGCCTTCGGCCCCGGTGACCAACTCCTGCTGTACACGGACGGCGTGACCGAGGCGCGGGACCACGACGGGACCTTCTATCCGCTCGGGGACCGGCACCGGTTCCTGAAGGACGCCGATCCGGAGAGCGCGCTGGAGAATCTCCGCAAGGACCTGGTGGAGCACACCGCGGGTCCGCTGCAGGACGACGCCGCGATGCTGCTGCTCCGGTACCGGGAAGCCGTCGGCACGCAGGCGGGGTGA
- a CDS encoding HoxN/HupN/NixA family nickel/cobalt transporter: protein MTRQEWIRLGGMGAFIVALHVIGWLTLVWIVAPEHYSIGTKSFGIGIGVTAYTLGMRHAFDADHIAAIDNTTRKLMNERQRPLSVGFWFSLGHSSIVFALALLLSLGIKALAGPVRDDNSQLHHVTGLIGTTVSGVFLYLIGGINILILVGIWKVFRKMRSGDFDEAALEEHLNNRGLMNRLLGRLMKSITKPWQMYPLGLLFGLGFDTATEIALLVLAGSGAASGLPWYAILCLPVLFAAGMCLLDTIDGSFMNFAYGWAFSKPVRKVYYNLTITGLSVAVAFLIGTVELLGLLTQQLGLHGFFWDWVGGLDLNIVGFVIVGLFFVTWLVAMAVWKFGHIEEKWTAGLSPAGRERGE from the coding sequence ATGACGCGACAGGAGTGGATCCGGCTGGGCGGGATGGGTGCCTTCATCGTGGCGCTGCACGTGATCGGGTGGCTCACCCTGGTGTGGATCGTGGCCCCCGAGCACTACAGCATCGGTACGAAGTCGTTCGGCATCGGCATCGGCGTGACGGCGTACACCCTGGGCATGCGGCACGCCTTCGACGCCGACCACATCGCGGCGATCGACAACACCACCCGCAAGCTGATGAACGAGAGGCAGCGCCCGCTGTCGGTGGGCTTCTGGTTCTCCCTCGGCCACTCCAGCATCGTGTTCGCCCTGGCCCTCCTGCTGTCGCTGGGCATCAAGGCGCTCGCGGGCCCGGTACGCGACGACAACTCCCAGCTCCACCACGTCACCGGCCTGATCGGCACGACCGTCTCGGGTGTCTTCCTCTACCTCATCGGCGGGATCAACATCCTCATCCTCGTGGGGATCTGGAAGGTCTTCCGGAAGATGCGCTCGGGCGACTTCGACGAGGCGGCCCTGGAGGAGCACCTGAACAACCGGGGTCTGATGAACCGGCTGCTCGGCCGGCTCATGAAGTCGATCACCAAGCCCTGGCAGATGTACCCGCTGGGCCTGCTCTTCGGCCTCGGCTTCGACACGGCCACCGAGATCGCACTGCTCGTGCTGGCGGGCTCGGGCGCCGCGTCCGGCCTGCCCTGGTACGCGATCCTCTGCCTGCCGGTGCTGTTCGCCGCCGGGATGTGCCTGCTGGACACCATCGACGGTTCGTTCATGAACTTCGCGTACGGCTGGGCGTTCTCGAAGCCGGTCCGCAAGGTCTACTACAACCTCACGATCACCGGCCTGTCGGTCGCCGTGGCCTTCCTCATCGGCACGGTGGAACTGCTGGGCCTGCTCACCCAGCAGCTGGGCCTGCACGGCTTCTTCTGGGACTGGGTCGGCGGACTGGATCTGAACATCGTCGGCTTCGTGATCGTCGGACTGTTCTTCGTGACCTGGCTCGTCGCCATGGCGGTGTGGAAATTCGGCCACATCGAGGAGAAGTGGACGGCGGGGCTGAGCCCGGCGGGCCGGGAGAGAGGCGAGTAG
- a CDS encoding cytidine deaminase family protein, whose protein sequence is MRVPSRELTPKDLELIEFARRIVDANTDAPTEDDDGAHTMGAAVRGADGRMYGGINVYHFTGGPCAELVALGHARASGARELSTIVAVGNCGRGPVGPCGKDRQVLLDYHPGIRVILPGPEGIRSVRIEDLMPLASVWRADAGTQPFDPAVFEDPERSG, encoded by the coding sequence ATGCGTGTGCCGAGCCGGGAGCTGACTCCCAAGGACCTTGAACTCATCGAATTCGCCCGGCGGATCGTCGACGCGAACACCGACGCGCCCACCGAGGACGACGACGGCGCGCACACCATGGGCGCCGCGGTGCGGGGCGCCGACGGCAGGATGTACGGCGGGATCAACGTCTACCACTTCACCGGTGGCCCCTGTGCGGAGCTCGTCGCACTCGGGCACGCCCGCGCCTCGGGGGCGAGGGAGCTGTCCACGATCGTCGCCGTGGGCAACTGCGGGCGTGGTCCGGTCGGGCCGTGCGGCAAGGACCGGCAGGTGCTGCTCGACTACCACCCGGGCATCCGGGTCATCCTCCCCGGGCCCGAGGGCATCAGGAGCGTCCGGATCGAGGACCTGATGCCGCTCGCCTCCGTGTGGCGCGCCGACGCGGGTACGCAGCCGTTCGACCCGGCGGTCTTCGAGGACCCCGAGAGGAGCGGGTAA
- a CDS encoding permease yields the protein MHALLHALSIVGSMTWEIAWALILGFALSAVVQAVVRRQTVVRLLGDDRPRTLALAAGLGVASSSCSYAAVALARSLFRKGANFTAAMAFEIASTNLVVELGIILALLMGWQFTAAEFLGGPVMIVVMAVLFRLFMRERLLKEAREQAEKGVAGSMEGHAAMDMSIQGEGSFAHRLFSPAGLTSVAHVFVMEWAAILRDLVTGLFIAGAIAAWVPDSFWQAFFLDGHPLAATLIGPLIGPLVAIVSFVCSVGNVPLAVVLWKGGISFGGVIAFLYADLLILPILNIYRKYYGARTAAVVLGVFYGAMVIAGYVTEAVFGGLGIIPSRTSAHIPEQGASWDYTTWLNIAFLLLAAALLTRFLRTGGRDMLRMMGGGPEGAVDGGRG from the coding sequence GTGCACGCCCTTCTCCACGCACTGTCCATCGTCGGCTCCATGACCTGGGAGATCGCCTGGGCCCTGATCCTGGGCTTCGCCCTGTCGGCCGTCGTACAGGCAGTGGTGCGCAGGCAGACGGTCGTACGGCTGCTGGGCGACGACCGCCCCCGTACCCTCGCGCTGGCCGCGGGCCTGGGCGTGGCCTCGTCCTCCTGCTCGTACGCGGCCGTGGCCCTGGCCCGCTCCCTGTTCCGGAAGGGCGCGAACTTCACCGCCGCCATGGCCTTCGAGATCGCTTCGACGAATCTGGTGGTCGAACTCGGCATCATCCTGGCCCTGTTGATGGGGTGGCAGTTCACCGCGGCCGAGTTCCTGGGCGGCCCCGTCATGATCGTGGTGATGGCGGTGCTGTTCCGCCTCTTCATGCGCGAGCGACTGCTGAAGGAGGCCCGCGAACAGGCGGAGAAGGGCGTCGCCGGGTCCATGGAGGGCCACGCGGCAATGGACATGTCCATTCAGGGCGAAGGGTCCTTCGCCCACCGGCTGTTCTCCCCGGCCGGGCTCACCTCGGTCGCGCACGTCTTCGTCATGGAGTGGGCGGCGATCCTGCGTGACCTGGTGACCGGCCTGTTCATCGCGGGCGCGATCGCGGCCTGGGTGCCGGACTCCTTCTGGCAAGCCTTCTTCCTGGACGGACACCCGCTCGCCGCCACACTGATCGGACCGCTCATCGGCCCGCTCGTGGCGATCGTCTCGTTCGTCTGCTCGGTGGGCAATGTGCCGCTGGCCGTGGTGCTGTGGAAGGGCGGCATCAGCTTCGGCGGGGTGATCGCCTTCCTCTACGCGGACCTGTTGATCCTCCCGATCCTGAACATCTACCGGAAGTACTACGGAGCCCGCACGGCCGCCGTCGTCCTCGGCGTCTTCTACGGAGCGATGGTCATCGCCGGGTACGTGACCGAGGCGGTCTTCGGCGGCCTGGGGATCATCCCCAGCCGGACCAGTGCGCACATCCCCGAACAGGGCGCCTCCTGGGACTACACGACCTGGCTCAACATCGCGTTCCTGCTCCTGGCCGCAGCCCTGCTCACCCGCTTCCTGCGCACCGGCGGCCGGGACATGCTGCGCATGATGGGCGGCGGCCCGGAGGGTGCGGTGGACGGGGGCCGGGGGTAG